One window of Lagenorhynchus albirostris chromosome 16, mLagAlb1.1, whole genome shotgun sequence genomic DNA carries:
- the HELLS gene encoding lymphoid-specific helicase isoform X3 encodes MSWDRESMDIRYRRLQHLLEKSNIYSKFLLTKMEQQQLEEQKKKEKLERKKESLKVTKGKNSIDASEENAVMRKKRGREDESYSISEVMSKEEILSVAKKSKKENEDESSSSNLCVEDLQKNKDSNSKIKDRLSQTVRQNTKFFFDPVRKCNGQPVPFQQPKHFTGGVMRWYQVEGMEWLRMLWENGINGILADEMGLGKTVQCIATIALMIQRGVPGPFLVCGPLSTLPNWMAEFQRFTPEIPTMLYHGTQQERRKLVKHIHKRKGTLQIHPVVITSFEIAMRDRNALQNCYWKYLIVDEGHRIKNMKCRLIRELKRFNADNKLLLTGTPLQNNLSELWSLLNFLLPDVFDDLKSFESWFDITSLSETAEDIIAKEREQNVLHMLHQILTPFLLRRLKSDVALEVPPKREVVVYAPLSKKQEIFYTAIVNRTIANMFGSSEKETVELSPTGRPKRRTRKSIDYSKIDDFPNELEKLISQIQPEVDRERAVVETSIPIESEVNLKLQNIMMLLRKCCNHPYLIEYPIDPVTQEFKIDEELVTNSGKFLILDRMLPELKTRGHKVLLFSQMTRMLDILIDYCHFRNFNFSRLDGSMSYSEREKNMHSFNTDPDVFIFLVSTRAGGLGINLTAADTVIIYDSDWNPQSDLQAQDRCHRIGQTKPVVVYRLVTANTIDQKIVERAAAKRKLEKLIIHKNHFKGGQSGLNQSKNFLDPKELMELLKSRDYEREVKGSREKVISDKDLELLLDRSDLLDQMNASGPIKEKMGIFKILENSEDSSPECLF; translated from the exons GGTAAAAATTCCATTGATGCAAGTGAGGAGAATGCAG ttatgagaaagaaaagaggaagagaagatgaatcatacagtatttcagAGGTCATGTCAAAAGAG GAAATTTTGTCTGTGGctaagaaaagtaaaaaggagAATGAG GATGAAAGCTCCTCTTCTAATCTCTGTGTAGAAGatcttcagaaaaataaagattcaaaTAGTAAAATTAAAGATAGATTATCTCAAACGGTTAGGCAAAATACTAAATTCTTTTTTGACCCAGTTCGGAAATGTAATGGACAGCCAGTACCCTTTCAGCAACCAAAACACTTCACAGGAGGAGTGATGCGATGGTACCAAGTGGAAGGCATGGAATGGCTTAGG ATGCTTTGGGAAAATGGAATTAATGGCATTTTAGCAGATGAAATGGGATTGGGAAAGACAGTTCAATGCATTGCTACAATTGCATTGATGATTCAGAGAGGAGTACCTGGACCTTTTCTCGTCTGTGGCCCTTTGTCTACACTTCCTAACTGGATGGCTGAATTCCAAAGATTTACACCAGAA ATTCCTACTATGTTATATCATGGTACCCAGCAAGAACGTCGAAAATTGGTAAAGCATATTCACAAACGGAAAGGGACATTGCAGATTCATCCTGTGGTGATCACTTCATTTGAGATAGCCATGAGAGACCGAAATGCATTACAG AATTGCTACTGGAAATACTTAATAGTAGATGAAGGACACAGGATTAAGAACATGAAGTGCCGCCTAATCAGGGAGTTAAAACGATTCAATGCGGATAACAAGCTTCTTTTGACTGGTACTCCTTTGCAAAACAACTTATCAGAGCTTTGGTCATTGCTGAACTTTTTGTTGCCAGATGTATTTGATGACTTGAAAAG ctTTGAATCTTGGTTTGATATCACTAGTCTTTCTGAAACTGCTGAAGATATTATTGCtaaagaaagagaacagaatgTATTGCATATGCTGCACCAG attttaacACCTTTCTTATTGAGAAGACTAAAATCTGATGTTGCCCTTGAAGTTCCTCCTAAACGAGAAGTAGTTGTTTATGCACCACtttcaaagaaacaagaaatctTTTACACAGCCATTGTGAACCGTACAATTGCAAACATGTTTGGATCCAGCGAG aaAGAAACAGTTGAGCTGAGTCCCACTGGACGACCAAAACGGCGAACTAGAAAGTCAATAGATTACAGCAAAATAGATGATTTCCCTAATGAATTGGAAAAACTGATCAGCCAGATACAGCCAGAGGTAGACCGAGAAAG AGCTGTTGTGGAAACAAGTATCCCTATAGAATCTGAAGTTAATCTGAAGCTGCAGAATATAATGATGCTACTTCGCAAGTGCTGTAATCATCCATATTTGATTGAGTACCCTATAGACCCGGTCACACAAGAGTTTAAG ATTGATGAAGAGTTGGTAACAAATTCTGGGAAATTCTTAATTTTGGATCGAATGCTGCCAGAACTAAAAACCAGAGGTCATAAG gtGCTGCTTTTTTCACAAATGACAAGAATGTTGGACATTTTGATAGATTACTGTCACTTTAGAAATTTCAACTTCAGCAGGCTTGATGGATCCATGTCttattcagagagagaaaaaaat ATGCACAGCTTCAACACAGATCCAGATGTGTTTATCTTTTTAGTGAGTACACGAGCTGGTGGTCTGGGCATTAATTTGACTGCAGCAGATACTGTTATCATTTATGATAGTGATTGG AACCCCCAGTCTGATCTTCAGGCCCAGGATAGATGTCATAGAATTGGTCAGACAAAGCCAGTTGTTGTATATCGTCTTGTTACAGCAAATACTATTGATCAGAAAATTGTGGAAAGAGCAGCTgctaaaagaaaactggaaaagttGATCATCCACAAAA atCATTTCAAAGGTGGTCAATCTGGATTAAATCAATCTAAGAACTTTTTAGACCCTAAGGAATTAATGGAATTATTAAAATCTAGAGATTATGAAAG GGAAGTAAAAGGATCAAGAGAGAAGGTCATTAGTGATAAAGATCTGGAGTTGTTGTTAGATCGAAGTGATCTCCTTG atCAAATGAATGCCTCAGGACCAATTAAAGAGAAGATGGGGATTTTCAAGATACTAGAAAATTCTGAAGATTCCAGTCCCGaatgtttgttttaa